From Maritimibacter sp. DP1N21-5, a single genomic window includes:
- a CDS encoding terminase small subunit: MGDLTEKQARFVDEYLIDLDGKNAAVRAGYAEKHAASQASAMLKQPHIIKHLNARRAARNERVEVSQDRVLMEIARVAFANYRQFIRIANDGLPYFDFSTIGEDAEIMAAVAEITVEEFTLGRGDDAREAIRTKVKLHDKLSALDKLMRHLGLYNADKSDGMSDLAEALAQISKTGSRAPIAAQQQAAPVRTGPTADDQYADLDRDIDP; encoded by the coding sequence ATGGGCGACCTGACCGAAAAACAAGCCCGGTTCGTGGACGAATATCTAATCGACCTCGACGGCAAGAATGCCGCGGTCCGTGCAGGATACGCGGAGAAACATGCTGCCTCGCAGGCCTCGGCCATGCTCAAGCAGCCCCACATCATCAAGCACCTCAACGCCCGGCGCGCAGCTCGCAATGAGCGCGTGGAGGTGAGCCAGGATCGCGTGCTGATGGAAATCGCCCGCGTCGCCTTCGCCAATTACCGCCAGTTCATCAGGATCGCGAATGACGGGCTCCCGTATTTCGACTTCTCGACCATCGGCGAGGACGCCGAAATCATGGCCGCCGTCGCCGAGATCACCGTGGAAGAGTTCACACTCGGGCGCGGAGATGACGCCCGCGAGGCGATCAGGACCAAGGTCAAGCTCCACGACAAGCTCTCCGCCCTCGACAAGCTCATGCGTCACCTCGGGCTCTACAACGCCGACAAGAGCGACGGCATGTCCGACCTCGCCGAAGCCCTCGCCCAGATCAGCAAGACCGGAAGCCGCGCGCCCATCGCAGCGCAGCAGCAGGCCGCACCCGTGCGCACCGGACCCACAGCCGACGACCAGTATGCCGACCTCGATAGGGACATCGACCCATGA